GCACTTATGCCAAATTAATTATATGATGCCCAATATAACAATAAGGACCCAAAAGGAACCGAGCTTCACACTTATGGACCGAGCTCGATTCAACTCGACTTGTATACATCCCTGCATTCAACACCATGTAATTAACCTCATTGTACTATATTTGTTTCCCTCGTTACTAGCTAGTTACTCGCAAATGGGTAGGCGTAGGAGAAAAGATAAATCCCACCAAGGTTCAACTAGTAATCCTCAGGAGGATCCCGTTGCAGAGGAGCCTGTTGAAGTAGAACCAGCTGCACCTGGAGTTCCACCCGAAATAATGGAATATGACGTTCGTTATGAGTACGATTCAAGTACTCATCACAGAGTGGTTGCACAATTTGATCAAAGGCGCCCCTGAGGTGAACTGAACCACGATGGTTGAGATGAGTTGAAACGTGTGGGCTGAGCTGAGCTGAAGTCACTGGATAGATGCTGCAAAAAATAATGGAACAATTTACTAAATATGAAATTCAAGGTAAAGACAAGTAAAGAGTATacaaacaaaaatttaataaaaactaaagtataTATGCCTGCTGTCGCGTTGGCAAAATGACAATCGACTTTTCATGATTGGCCGCTCCAGTGTAATATTTGTTATCTTCCACACCAATAGCTCTAAATTCAGCTTTACCATTCACCAACACTCTTGTGAAATGTGGCCTTATCTCATTAATGATAAAAGGCGCACCACTTTGACGAATGCTAGTGTATATCTCAGGATACACAGGTGCGCCAATCTCCTTTCCAAATATTTTCAGTTCCATCATCACATTTTTAGCATACTTGGATGCATCCTTCAGCGTCATGGGCACTCCAACAGGAATACCAAAATctgaaaaaacaaattaaaatcaaaagacATAACAACTACAACAATTTAAGATCACAAATAGATAGACTGTAACTTACTATCTGGTATTGCATTTCTCAATGCAAGTCCATAATATAGATACATTGTGGATTTTATGCCGGCAGGCTTGCCGTGCCAATTCCACCCTTTGATTATCAGTCTCTTGGCAGCCATCAGACATGTTGGATTCTTCAAATCAGGCCAAACTTCTAATACCTCTTCTTTGTACTTGTCAAACATCTAAAACAAAAATTagttaaatacaaatatatgattaaaaatagttgcatgtatatatataccaaaGATACCTTATTGAAGTTAGGCTCGTCAAAAAGTTTATCATGATCATTTTTCAATTGTTCATATGTAAGAATAAGTCTTGGAGTGGGCCATAAACCGTGCGTGTACATCGTCTCCTTGAGCTCCTCTATCTTAGCTCCACGCATCGTGAAGGGCCAACGCACCGAAAATGTGAAGCGCTTGGGACCAATATCTTTATAATACTCGTCCATACGTACCTCCTCAAATATGTCACAATTCATATTCTCCCGCCTACAATTTGAACATATTTCGCTTCAAAAAAGTTAGCAAATGCTTAATCTACAAAAGAAATACATTCAATTCACAATGCATAACTATTTTTCCTCCATGATGTTTCTTAATAACAGTAGAAGCTAATCCATTACTCTGAAGGAGAGAATACATAGGCCTTTAAGTGTAAAGTGTTTGACTAATCTTCAATACATAGTCAATTTCTCAAAGATCAATTAGCTTTATTATATTAGGCTGGCACAATGATCAGCTTCCTTTTTAAATGTTGAATACACATTTCCAAACTCTCTATTATGAACATGTTGGTATCTTTATTAGGCAACAACTAGAATCTTTTCAATCAATTATCTCTCTAGCCCACAAAAGAGATCACATTTAGAACAATTCAATAATCAACTTGAGCAATATCTCTACAATTCCAAGAGTAAACAATATATATTGTTTAAACATGCAAGCATCAACTGCAATAGTACCTCTCTAAGATTCCAAGGGACGTTTGACCTGCATTTTGGGACATACTTTCCAACGAAGATCGCGCTATGTGGTCACTAGCTATGGCCATGGCCTGAGATTGTTAAACAAATGTGATTGCCTCATACAAACCATGGAtacattatatttaattttgctaAAACATTCAGTTATATCAACTAAATTGTAGCCAAACCTGACTTTGTACGAGGTTAAGAACTTGAGAACCAATAAAATCACTTGCTAAAGTGTGCTTCATCATTGTGGATAAATCTTGCATTGACCCCAACATTGGCGGTAAGAAATGGTTAGAAAAAGTTAAAATATCCCTGATATTTACTTTGATAACAAAACACAACATCATATTCCTCATTGGGCACCAATATTCATGAGTCAAGCTGTGACCCGTGTTGGATATTACATAGTTATCTAATAGCGGAATGAATATAACACAAGGTGTTactcaaatatatataacaGAATAGAACCCAAGGTGAAGAAAGTGAGAAGCATATATCATACTCCTTCCATCCGAGCAAGGTGAAGcatttttttttggcacggaATTTAAGAAACTAGAGTTTattgaaaaagtaaaataaaagagtGGGTGAATGAAAAAGCAGCTTTAATTTATTCCAAAAAGGGAAACGACTCAATTTTGTTGGAACGACCAGAAAAATACACAACTCAACTCTGTTGGGACGAACGCTTGATCACTTTTTTTATATGACAAAAGTTTTTCCATTTATTCACTTGTCACCCTTAACACAATAAATACTCCTAGTTACTTAAAAAtatgtgccgaaaagaaagtgATCAAGCTTCGCGAGACAGAGGAATAAGTCTTAATGATGCTTTGGAGTATGTATTGAAATCGATAGAAAACCTTTTCAAATTTCCCGCTTGAAACTGAAAGTGCAACTCTCGTGAAAGCAGGTATGTGACGCATTAGCATACCAGTTAGCCGGCGGCTATCTCTACCAACTTCACTTCAGATGTATCGCTCTCATTATCCTATCATAGAGGGGTAATGAAATTTAGTGCCATTGCAAGGTAAATAAGCAATAATAAGgggaaaaaaaacataataataGAACATTCCCAATCATGGCAATTTCAacaaaaggaaaaggaaaaagaaaacatTAAAACACACAACGCTACGCCTAAATCAAAGATCAAGATTCACTACTTTTTTAGACCTATTGTTGTGGACAGAAAAGAAAGTATAGAGAAGAAGACAATAATGCGGCGAAGAAATTATAGAGAAGAAATGGTGGCTGATTTTTCAAACCTTGTtgtagaaagaaaataaattgcaGAGAAGAAATTGTAGAGAAGAGAAATGATGTAAAAGAAATAAAGGAATGACTCTTTCTATTTGTTTGGGTTCTTTTTAATCGATTAATATTAACTTAATACTAGTATATTaacattttaattttgattttattatttaataggAGACTACATTAAATCTTTCTTATGGTAATAAGtttgtttataattttatatttatatgtt
The genomic region above belongs to Salvia miltiorrhiza cultivar Shanhuang (shh) chromosome 5, IMPLAD_Smil_shh, whole genome shotgun sequence and contains:
- the LOC130985315 gene encoding uncharacterized protein LOC130985315 yields the protein MNCDIFEEVRMDEYYKDIGPKRFTFSVRWPFTMRGAKIEELKETMYTHGLWPTPRLILTYEQLKNDHDKLFDEPNFNKMFDKYKEEVLEVWPDLKNPTCLMAAKRLIIKGWNWHGKPAGIKSTMYLYYGLALRNAIPDNFGIPVGVPMTLKDASKYAKNVMMELKIFGKEIGAPVYPEIYTSIRQSGAPFIINEIRPHFTRVLVNGKAEFRAIGVEDNKYYTGAANHEKSIVILPTRQQHLSSDFSSAQPTRFNSSQPSWFSSPQGRL